The Notamacropus eugenii isolate mMacEug1 chromosome 4, mMacEug1.pri_v2, whole genome shotgun sequence DNA window gaaaagcaatttagaattatgcaaagcAAGTGATTAACATGTCCGTGTCCTTTGATCTAGAGATCACACTGCTAGCAAGATATCCCAAGAGAAAATGTAGAAAGGCcccatatacatcaaaatatttataaaaacacttGTAGTAACAGCaaagaattctctccttccctctcctccctctctctcctccctcttcccattgcctcAGAGATCTATCTTTTTATCTTATAGACCCAGTTACATTTATTCTAATTCTGGTATGTAATATCTTTCTTTTCAGATTTGAGAGTTAGAGAGTGTTTGAGTGTTAGAGAGAATATTCATTCTGCCATTTTCTGGTTATACAACATTGTCAGTGTTCTCCCTATTTGTTTTGTCTTCCTATTACTTTTTGAAATTTGTTTCTTaaatccctttcatttctaaaccccctccctccctccctccttctctccctcccctttcttctatcTAGAGCATCATCCCTTAAGACaaagatacaaaaagacaaaaaatgcaGTTCAGTAAATCTAGCTCATTAATCAAATCCAACAGGAAGTGTTTCTTGTCTGTGGTTTCTCATCTCTTCAGAAAAGGGGGGATGGGCACATCACTTCTCTGGGATCCAACCTGGCCATTAAAATGACACAATGTTTAGGCACAACTTGTTAGGCTTTTCATATACATTGTTGCAATTATCGTGATACTATTTCTCAAATTCTGCTTGCTTCCCTTTGCATCATTTCAGataattctttccattctttctttttattctttatattcttcCCATCTAATGgttcagtaatattccattgcatacatgtaccataatttgtttatccattatCCAACCAGTGGGCATCTACATTTATGTTATTTGGTATTACAAAAATCATTGTTAGAAATATTTGGATTTTTATGGGACTTTTCTATCTATGCCCTTGGGGTATATTGCTAGCAGTGAGATAGCTAGATaaaagggtatggatattttaatCACATTCATAGCATaactctaaatcacttttcagAAGCATTCCACTCattctcagctccaccaacagggctttagtgtgcctgtctttccacaggCTTCTTTTCACTTATctcttaaaatatatattctgaATAAAAGGCATGGTTCTCTTAAGAAAACACTGGTAGAAACCAAGTTCTAAAAGTTCAAGAAACCTGACAGTTTGGTTAATGTGAAATCATAAGGGAGCCAGCTTCCTTTGCAGGCTCAGTGCCTTAGAGAAACTGGTGAAAGTTGGAGGAGCTAACAATGTATTCCTAAACCTTTAAAGTGATGGAAAGCATCACAGTCATACCATTTGGTACTGAATTGTATGCTATAACTTATGTCACACCATAAATTTCTTAAGGGTAGGAACTAAAAATGTACTAGCCTCAGAATGAGGAAGCTAGGTTCCAGTGTTTGTTGTACCACCAATTAGCTCAGTGACAGGGTAAAATCATTTCCTCATGACTAGATATTGTTAATTAGAGACTGGGTGGTTTTTTGGGGATGTTAGAGAGTGCATTCCTAAACAGGTATAAACATCCAAGGTTTATTAGATAgcctttgaagtctcttccaactccaggaTTCATTGGATTTATGGATAAATAAAAAAGCATCTATTGcatttaatctctttctgtcAACTGATTCTTTCCCTGCTGTCAATTCACATGCCTAAATCTACCCAAATCCTTAGAAACAAAACTAACCTCACTAGATCCTATCCCCCACTGCcagatatcattttatatttttcctccctttcttaaactatttgaaaaaaaatcttttactcAATATTTCtacttctcctccccctctcttctaaACCCTTTGCAATCTGCCTCATCAgttaactgaaactgctctctctaaagttacccgGGATCTCTTTATTGTCAAATCTAATGCCCTCTTCTCCATccccatccttcttgacctctagGAAACACTTGACATGGTTGAGTACCACCCGGTTATCCTCTCCTCTTTGGGCTATCATGACCCTGCTCTCTTGTACGCCTCCTATCTATCAGTGTGATCATGGCTGCTCAACTTCCTTTACTGAATCATAATCCATGTCCTATCCACTAAGTGTGGGTGTCTTTAGAGACTAGGTCTGCagtcttttattttgtctttacttTATCCTATCAGTAATTTGATGAGTTCCTCTGGTTTTaactattatctctatgcagatggctCCAGCCCTAGTTTCTCTCCCGAGCTCTGGTTCCACATCACAAATTTCCTTTTGGATATTTAAAACTGGATAGCCTGTAGGCATCTCCAACTCAATATATCCCAAGCAGAACTCATTTCCCTACCCCATGAAATGCACCTGCTTCtgtatttccttcttttggttgAGGGGACCACCATCCTTCTTCCATGCAGACTCCTCACTCTATATATCCAGTCAGTCAGCAAATCTGTTTCTTTCTGTACATCTCTGATACTTGTCTCCTTATTTCCATTCACATAACCACCACCCTAATGAAGGATCTCATCCCTTCCCTTGTGTACACTCACTTAtctttatttacagatgaggaagctgaaattggataagggtaagtgatttgcccaaggccacgtatcaaattaagtgtctgagacagattttgaactcagatcatccttaCTCTAATTCTAGAGGTCTACCTACTGAGTCACCTCATTACCTATTCTTCATACTATGGTCTATCTCCCATCTTTATGCCTTTACACTGATCATCCATCATGTCTAGAATGTTCTGCTTCCTCACCCCTACTCATTTCAAATGAGAGCTTCTGTAGGAGACCTTTCCTAATCCCTGAAGCTGATAGAGAAGGCattattaacttttctttaagGTCAACTTGTGACTACTTCACATATATCTTATACGTACCTATATATGTCTCATACAATATAATCTCCTTAAGGgaaatattttagtattttctttGTACCCCCCACATTTtagcactgtgcttagcacataggaagtacttaaAAAATGTATGTTGATTGATAGATTGCTTACTAGAAATGTGCTTGTCCCTGTGCCTAGTGTTATGGttgcaaatacaaaagtgagatagtTACTACCTTTAAGGAACTTTTAGTGAGtgagacatacatacacacatatatgtatatatgtatatatgtatgtatttatcaatacacgcacatatatataatatgtgtgtgtatatatatgtgtgtgtgtatgtatacacacacacacacttagttGTTAGAAGTTTTGGTGAAGGGAATCACAGGCATGATGGATTGATCCATAGGGAGTCAGCTGATATGTCCTTTCCAAAAGCAATGATACTGTTGATATTAGTACTATGCCCAAAGCAAAAGGCAGAAGATGGGGAGAGTATGTGCCCAGAGGCATGGAAGATGGCAAGATGATCCTTTGTGTAGCATTGGATAGCATATGAAGCATGGTGAAAAGGTCAAATAGAGATAAAGCGCCTACTAAGTTCCCATTCATTCAGTCTTCAGTCAAGGTGACTCATGGCCAAGGTGGGAGGTCCAATTTAAGTAGAATAGCTGCATCTTgaatttttttgtatccctaacgctaacactctTAGAAAGTGTTGTGACTTTAGATGTGCCAGGAAGCCCACCTgcctttaaataaaaatgcttcCGTCTTACACTCCAGCTCATGGATGACTGAAATTCTGCAGGGCTTCTTCCCTTTAGTTTAAGACGAGCAGTTTAGTTCCCTccattaaaatacaaatatctcTGGGGAAAGTAACTCATTAAGCCTTATTAGTCCTTTATGCCCTAGATCCTTCCCTAATCTCAGGTTTTCTCTGCAAAGTGGGTTGAGAAAGTGGGAGGACACTATTTTAGGATGAAGAGTGGAAAACATATctgagggggaaagaggaaagctTAGACTCAGAAGTCTAATTTCTCCAGACTTGCAACTTTGCTAGGGCCAACCCTATGTGCCCCTCACAGTTCCTGGTCCATGCTGGACACAGATCTGGTGTTCGGTACATGTTTACTTGTTAAACTTTCTCAGACTACAGATAATCTGTATccatcttcctgaccccagagtgtgtgagtgtgtgttcatccttcattgctgaagaaggccatgccatcagagaaatgatgacatgacttgcacttgactttgttttgagtgagggagggctgtgaaccCTCTAGTCTAAACtagatggggcagctaggcggtacagtggctagagcaggagtcaggagaacctgagttcaaatctcacctcagacacttgacactcactagctgtgtgaccttgggtaagtcacttaacctcaattgcctcatcctggggtcatctccagtcatcctgataaatatctggtcactggattcagatggctctggaggagaagtgaggctggtgacctgcacagccctccctcactcaaaacaaagtcaagtgcaagtcatgtcatcatttctctgatgtcatggtcttgtttggcaacgaaggatgaacacacacagtgtGTGAGTAACACTTGCCTGGAGGCATAGATAAATTGTAAAGTCTATGCAGAGATTCTGGATAGGTTTGCAAATGAGGGAGATGGGAAACTACCCTTGTTTCCTCTGCCTCATTCAGCCTACCTACTTTCTGTTATTTAGAGACCCGAAAAACTGAGAATGCAAAATATCCTAGGTGGTTGACTTGGTCTCCTGCCCCTCAGGTCCATCTCCTTGGAAAAACTCCATAAAAGCTGGTTTGTGTCAATGAATTTGCAGGGGTGCAAGGCAACAGATTTAATTGGGCTCCAGGTGGAGGCAAGAAACCACTTGACTGGTTTAAATCCATTTGATTTCTTTGAAGGCAGAAGCTTAGGGAGGTAGGTGGGGGGAGGGTATTCATCTCAAATTTTGTCACCTGCTACCTGTCAGTCAGTCCTTCAGGATGTCGGCTAATTCTCAAAATGAATGAGAGCTATTTCTGGGCAACTGAAGAAATATTAGTCACCAGTTTTCAAAGTCTTATTCAGTCTTCACATTGACAGGATGTACATGAGAGCTTGGTGGCCATTTGAGAGGAGAATGAAGATTTCACAGAACCATTTATATGGTCTATCAGGCTTCCTAACTAGCCTGAAGGCTCTTTTAGGAAAGGGGCCATGCTTCTTCttgacattcctttttttttcttaattaatttatttgtttttagttttctacaatcgcttccataaatcttagacttttttcctcttcctttccctctccttcgccctccctacccctccctccctgagcaggcatgtaatcttatatgggttctacgcatacattcttattaaatacattttcaccttagtcgtattgcatagaagagttaaaatgagaaaaaccaaaccaaaccaaaacgtaacacaagagaaaatggtctgcttcattctgcaatccaactGCATAGttgttctctggatgtggaaggcattttgcctcaggaatccattgggaatattttaggtccctTGCtttgctgtaaagggctaagtctaccagaaaaattccttgcacactgtggttgttgctgtgcacaaagttctggttctgctcctttcactcagcatcagttcacataagttctccaggcctctctgaagtcttcctgttcatcatttcttactacacaatagtatcccattacattcatataccaccacttgttcagccgttccccagttgatgggcatccccttgacttccagttcttggTGACCACAGTGTTCTTTGCGTTCCTCACGACCAGAGCAGTGTCCCGGAAGGCTGCAGTAACATTATTTGTTGTCAGCttgatgatttcctttttttgtttgtttgttttgtttttttcccacatGAAAATTTAATTCCAAACTCTTAAAAACCTAGTAGTTGTCATACATGCACCTATTTCCATTCTCAGCATATCTGTGTCTATGTTGAAGTCAACGACATGAAGACTAATTGCTCAGGACACACAGCAGTGCCAACTCCGACACAGCAGCAACATGATTCTTGGGCACCAGGTGAAAAATGAGTCTGAATAAGCTGGTCTCGGGGAAAGTGGACCGGGCACGAGGAGTGAACTGACTGGGAATCTCATCCATCCAGAGCACGTTTCTGAGCAGCTTCtgaacaaacatttctcaagAAATTAATGACAGATCTGGGGTCTTCACTCCCCATGATGGCACTACCAGACACAATTGTATTAGCCCCTGCCTCTGCACATTTGTGAATTGGGTCAGGACCTACTCCACCACCTACCTCAATATCCGGAGAAGGAAACTGGGTCCTCAGCCAATGAACCTTTGGCATCATGTCTTCTATGAACTTTTGCCCTCCAAACTCAGGTTCCACTGTCATGACTAAGGCCATATCTATCTGATTGGCCCATGGTGCCAAATACTCAACTGTACTGCCAGGTTTAATAGCAAGACCAACTTTCATCTGAATATCTTTAATCAGTGCTCCAGGGTTCTCAGTAGCTTCCAGATGAAAGGTATATTGATTTGCTCCTGCTACAGCCATTGGTTGTACCCATTGTTTAGATCTAGAAACCATCACGTGCATGTCAAAGAAAGGGTCTTGGCCTAGCTGCTTTCGAAGGCTTTCTACCACAGGGTGACCAAAGGTGATATTGGGAACAAAATGCCTGGAGAGAAGGGATCCAGATTCAATGTTGTATGAGGTAATGAAAGAGAATAAGCCAAGGCACATCCAGATGCAGATAGTCAGCACCAGAATCCAGCATCTGGGAGCACTCGGCCCCCAGGCAGGCCAAGTCGCCTCTGAGAATGGACGGGCCAATTTTGCAGCCGGACGCCATGGTGGGTGCCAGGGTCAATCCCATCACAGAGAAGGCAAcaaccttctccctccccttcctgacCCTAGATGATTTCTTAAACAGGTGTGAATGTGTCTGATATACTTTGCTGAGCAGTGTATGTCTGGAAGTATCTCTCCTTATTttttgtttcacagataacacacatgAGGCCCTGGAAGTTTTGAACTCCAGCCTTTAACAGGTTCACtcgtttttttttaattgattaatttatttgttttcaattttcaacaatcaatttcataactttaaaattttctcctcctccctctcctctccctccccatgcaatcttatatgaactctacacacacattcttattaaatacattttcacattaatcatgttgcatagaagagttaaaacaaatggaaaaaagcatgagtaaaactaaacaaaaccaaacacaacaaaaaagaaaatagtctgcttcactctacgttccgactccatagttctttccctggaagtGACTGGCATTTTgcaacatgagtcctttggaaaggttttaggttcttgcattgctgtggaggactaagtctatcaaaaacaatcctgtgtacaatgttctcctggttctgctcctttcactcagcatcagttcatgtaagtctatccaggtttttctaaagtccacttgttcattatttcttatagcacaataatattccattacattcatatgccacaacttgttcaaccattgcccaattggtgggcatccccttgatttccaattctcagccaccacaaaaagagcttctataaagattgttgtgcatgtgggtccttttcccatttttatgatctctttgggatacagccctagaagcagtattgctgggtcaaagggtatgtacattttttatagccctttgggcatggttccaaattggtctccagagtggttggatcagctcacagctctaccaacaatgaattagtgttccaactctcccacatcttctccagcatttatcatcttgttcagtcatgttagccaatctgatagttgtgatgtggtaactcagagttgttttgatttgcatctctctaatctagtgatttagagcatttttttcatatgactatagatagctttaatttcttcctcttaaaccTAACAGGTTCACTTTGgtctggtcagacaggcagacacCTATGGagggttaataatcagctttattctagtccagtcttctcagaagggttgctgataatggaaATATTAGTTAGTGCTATAGCATTCcttaatcacccttctcacagggctGGGTGAGAAGGGGGTGCGACTATCCCTTCCATGTTGATGGGGTCATGTAACACCAATCATGTCAGCATACCtaaggactgctgctgtgaatcatttcaagggtctaatcacatagtaCAATGAGCTCTATTCAGCAATAagctaaacattgttcaataaagtaaagcataatatTCATAGCCACATCCGAAATCAATACTAAGTGTTCAAGCAAGGTCCACACCATCCACCCTtaggtcacagtaagaacaatGTTCTTCATatcaagtgtccaagtaaagtcctctttcatcttaactgGAGGTTCACTTCTAAGTCCCATGGCTTTCCCTCGGTGGCTGACCACTCCTGACTCTCACCTGGATTCACATATAGGCAGCTCTCCACTCCTGTTCCATATTCTAGTTCAGGGAGACTGCTCTACTCTGcagcttctgcctctgggaaaacaaaactCAACAGGCCAATAACACTAACACACATCACCAACACTGTCATCTCAATCCACCTCCAAAGTCCTGAGGCTCTGTGTTAACAGCTCAGTTCACTTTAACTGCTCTCAAAATGAGCTTAGCCTCATGGGTGTGTTTCTGCCCTACTGCTCTATTCACTTTCAAAGTTCCAAGGCTCCTTCAGCAAGTCTCTGCCATCAGAGGTCTCCTTCCCTGATCAGAAGTCTTCTCCCAGCTCAGAGATCTCCTCCCAGCCCAGAGGTCTCCTCCTGGCTCTCAACACTGGTTCACCCCTTCAGTGTTGGCTCTCTTCATGTCTGCTTTCTCAACACCAGCTCTCTATATACAGCTCTGCTCAGTATTTGATTGGCTAGAACCCACAGGTACGTATCTGATTGATTAGAGCCCACATGCCCATATATGATTggttaaaactcaatccagaaaaaccacaaagatcctactttgcttccTGTTACAGGTCAattgagacaggcacagcttgtgcactcccctaaatcccctcagtATCTCAATGGGTTGAGATACGTACATGCATTCCTTTATATATTATCTGTggtttccccactcactgactaGTGCTCATTTGCTTTATATGGCAACAAACAAAGGAGTCATTTcgccaacattaagctcacaaGTTAAGTTTAGCAGTATTGTCATTCTCCACAAGCACAGTAAATATCAATTATGTCGCCTCTATATCTTATGGTGCAGCCTCAGTAGGACTCCCTACAACTATGATTCTGGGAAttactatctagaatccttggaACTATTatgggagttattatctaacacctggaaacttgacattgccatggccatggatcctgagataCTAACTCTaaagataacaaaatcctccttacatacaTCTTTACTTCTTCAaactttggcttccttcaaagcctaGCTCAGACACCACCTTCTGTAAGAGGTCTTTCTTGGTTCGCTATCCTGCTAGAGCCTTCCAGGGGCtgtgctgggaaatgtttaataactggctctctcaaaaaaaatgaacaaaatgagaagaaccaagaggatgctgtatgcagtaacagcaatattgttttaagaatgattttgagtgaataagccattttgactattatatttattaatatatatttactaatatatatatatacaatatatgttaatatattttctatcataaatatgtgtgtgtgttcatccttcgttgctgaagaagaccataccatcagagaaatgatgacatgacttgcacttgactttgttttgagtgatggagggctgtgcaggtcaccagcctcacttctcctccagagccatctgattctagtaccagatattcatcaggatgactggagatgacccaggataaggcatttagggttaaatgacttgcccaaggtcacacagctagtgagtgtcaagtgtctgaggtgagatgtgaactcaggtcttcctgactcctgcactggtgctctatccactgtaccacctagctgcccctaaatttaatttaatacctaaattaactacaaaggacatatgaaggaagatgctatctgcatccagagaaagaactgataaatagaaaaaatgataaatagaagtatgtatagaatattttacatatttatacatattttcatccaatggtagccatttctagggtgaggaggggagaagaaaaaaggaaaaaaatgagaaatttacatgataatatatatttaaaaggaaaacaaattgtatataatagatttgcagtttcatgtgcaatccttttaaatgattattttattctattaattaaaaataaaataaataaaaatttaaaaaattaaaagaaataactgGCTATCTGGGGGGAATATATGAGGAACTCACATTGTAGTCTAATGTCCAAGTCTGGacaatcaaaaaacaataaatcaagccctaatttgttgCGTTTGCCAATTTCATAAATGTAAATGTTCAAAGGAAAATTTATCAACTGACTCTGAGCTGGTTCCAGCAGCTTctgctcttcccttccccaaaattaccttttatttgctttatttgtATTTTGGATGAACATGTATCTTTACACATTATTTTTCCTGATAATGGAAGCACCCCCaagagcaaggactatttcaattttattttgtaatcctAGCACTGagcataattcctggcacatagtaggtatttaataactgTGTGTTGCTTGGTGGATTCATCCATCAAGTATTTGGTCATCAAACTTTCAAATGCTGGACATGCAGCCCTGTGAATGTTTACCAGTCTTGCTACTGATTGCAAATGAAAGTACAAGCTGGAAATGAGCAAAGTCTAGCAGTCAGTGCATCCTAAGATGCTGATTCTCCTCCCAGAGCCACCACATTTGGGTTCCACATTCCAGATCCTGACCCTTAACATAGTTCAAACCTGCGtatttaaacaaaaagaaatttctttcaaTTGAAGATAAAGCAAAATTCTCCATCTAGTAAACTTTGACAAAATACTGAGAGTGCTTTTGATTTTTGCTCAGGGGAATTGATGGTTCTTAATCATGGCATAAAGGAAGGTAAGTGGCATAGTGGTTAGGGCCTGGACtcgacttcctgagttcaaatatggcctcagccactgaccagctgtgtgaccctgggcaagtcacttcaacctgtttgccttggtttcctcatctgtaaaaggaattggagaaggaaatggcaaaccgctccagtatccttgccaagaaaatagggtcatgaagagtcagacacaagtgaaatgactgaaccacaacaaaaatcATAGGATTAATTATTACTTTTCTGGGATACAGTTTTGTCCagaggctggagaaggaaatcacctTCCATTAGTAGttctgtgtttctgtgttttttttgCCCAACACTGGTCTTAGGCAACATAGTACAGTAGCTGGGAAGCCCATTCCACCCAACTCCTATGAGTATATTCTCCTATCCAGTATTCTGTCTGTATTTCCTCAAAAGCTATTCctcatgattattttttttatcagttatcCAGAGGACATAATTAATTTAAAGCaacaatatttaagaaaataaggtttaaaaaaagaagggaattaGTTGCTTTCAGTTTGTCTTGTATGGCTACATCTAGAAAGTGATCCCTGGTCCCCTGTTACTATTCATATGGCTCCATTGGGTTGTAGAGCTTCTCTCTGTTTCCAGCTCTTCCTGATAAAAGGAAGAGTGAACTCTGTCAGCAATCCTTCTATTTAAACCCGAAGGCTCAAGTTCTAGCTCTTTTATAAAAGCAAGATTCTCACAATCTAGTCATTAGACAAGGAAAAATCTTGCTCAGAACCTTGACTTTGGTTGGAATTTCCACTTaaagaaaaagtcttttcctCCCAAAGGCCAAACTCTGTTGAATGCAAAACAACCCAGCCTGCTAAGTAGACCATAggttttaagtttatttttcacCTCCACTTCCTACTCGTTAAGTACAATGTTTCTGAAGTGTCCATCTGACTTAGAATTAGAAAATCCTTATATCTGCTTGCTTAATGCCTTATTGCCAAACAGAATGCATTTAGCATCACTTTAGGGGATGCCCCTCCAGAAAATCTCCAAAAGTTATTTAGTCTTGAAGTCcactcattttcttattttttttatctttacttacttttagatttcgacattcattttcacaaaattttgagttccaattttcctccccatctctcccctccccctaccccataataccttgcatgatgattatcccttccctcaatgtatcctcccttctatcacaccctacccttcccttatccccatcttctctcttttcttgtagggcatgataaatttctataccccattacctatatttcttatttcccagttatgtgcaataataattctcaacatttgcttctaatactttgaattccaatttctctctctccctccctccctaccactgagaaggcaagcaattcagtacaggctatatatgtgtcattttgcaaaagacttccatatgttgtgtaagacaaactatatcgccctccatcctaccctgtacgccccctttttttctattctctcatttcaccttgtcccttccccaaagcgtttacttctacttactcccttctcctatttgccctcccttctgttattcccctcaccccacttgtcctcttctcccctactttcctgtagtgtaagagattttcataccaaatttaatgagcatgttattccttccttaagccatatgtgaaaagagtaagcttcacttttcccctctcacctcctcccttttctcctccattgaacaagattttttttgtctcttttataagTGGtagcctgtcccattccatttctccctttctcctcccaatattttcctctctcagcccttaatttagtttaattttttttaatggatatcatctcttctgattcaactcaacct harbors:
- the LOC140498673 gene encoding ribulose-phosphate 3-epimerase-like isoform X3, with translation MASGCKIGPSILRGDLACLGAECSQMLDSGADYLHLDVPCESGSLLSRHFVPNITFGHPVVESLRKQLGQDPFFDMHVMVSRSKQWVQPMAVAGANQYTFHLEATENPGALIKDIQMKVGLAIKPGSTVEYLAPWANQIDMALVMTVEPEFGGQKFIEDMMPKVHWLRTQFPSPDIEVGGGVGPDPIHKCAEAGANTIVSGSAIMGSEDPRSVINFLRNVCSEAAQKRALDG
- the LOC140498673 gene encoding ribulose-phosphate 3-epimerase-like isoform X1 gives rise to the protein MHFVPNITFGHPVVESLRKQLGQDPFFDMHVMVSRSKQWVQPMAVAGANQYTFHLEATENPGALIKDIQMKVGLAIKPGSTVEYLAPWANQIDMALVMTVEPEFGGQKFIEDMMPKVHWLRTQFPSPDIEVGGGVGPDPIHKCAEAGANTIVSGSAIMGSEDPRSVINFLRNVCSEAAQKRALDG
- the LOC140498673 gene encoding ribulose-phosphate 3-epimerase-like isoform X2; the protein is MASGCKIGPSILRGDLACLGAECSQMLDSGADYLHLDVHFVPNITFGHPVVESLRKQLGQDPFFDMHVMVSRSKQWVQPMAVAGANQYTFHLEATENPGALIKDIQMKVGLAIKPGSTVHWLRTQFPSPDIEVGGGVGPDPIHKCAEAGANTIVSGSAIMGSEDPRSVINFLRNVCSEAAQKRALDG